In Pseudomonas sp. MM213, a genomic segment contains:
- a CDS encoding AbrB/MazE/SpoVT family DNA-binding domain-containing protein has protein sequence MRKPPMKIIIEEWDGDGAIRIPYEALQELELDVGAPVYLIEEFVGNTRCLVLSKTPQIADRIDELTESWNSGH, from the coding sequence ATGAGAAAGCCACCTATGAAAATCATCATCGAAGAATGGGATGGTGACGGTGCGATTCGAATTCCCTATGAAGCGTTGCAGGAGTTGGAGCTGGATGTCGGCGCCCCCGTGTATCTGATTGAAGAATTTGTCGGCAACACGCGATGCCTCGTCCTATCAAAAACGCCTCAAATTGCGGATCGAATAGACGAGCTCACTGAATCCTGGAATAGCGGACACTAG
- a CDS encoding response regulator transcription factor: MDDDQAVADSLRALLMSVDLPVKTYPSAQAFIDDDDCSKQGCLVLDVRMPGMSGLQLQEYLKAKKITIPVIFITGHGDVPMAVRAVKAGALDFLEKPFHDQDLLDQVHLALTLEQERRYSAVGRESVRERLDTLTTREREVMDLIVAGKSSKMIANIFNLSCKTIEFHRANVLLKTNVHTTAELIHMVLSAQDVARTS; this comes from the coding sequence GTGGACGATGATCAAGCTGTGGCCGATTCCCTGCGCGCACTGCTCATGTCCGTCGATCTTCCGGTAAAAACTTATCCTAGCGCGCAGGCGTTTATCGACGATGACGATTGCTCCAAACAGGGCTGTCTGGTTCTCGATGTGCGTATGCCTGGTATGAGTGGCCTGCAGCTTCAGGAATACCTCAAGGCGAAAAAAATAACGATACCCGTCATCTTTATCACGGGGCACGGGGATGTGCCTATGGCCGTGCGAGCGGTAAAGGCAGGCGCTTTGGATTTCTTGGAAAAACCTTTCCACGATCAAGATCTGCTCGATCAGGTACATCTCGCGCTTACGCTTGAGCAGGAAAGGCGCTATTCGGCGGTTGGCCGTGAGTCAGTGCGTGAACGTCTGGATACGCTAACGACGCGCGAGCGCGAGGTCATGGATCTGATTGTCGCCGGCAAGTCCAGCAAGATGATAGCCAATATCTTTAATTTATCGTGCAAGACCATCGAGTTTCATCGCGCCAACGTCCTGCTCAAGACGAATGTTCATACCACAGCGGAACTGATCCACATGGTGCTTTCGGCGCAAGACGTTGCCCGTACGTCCTGA